The genomic stretch TGGGGGATCACCCACCTGTGTCCTGATACGTACTCTGCGCAAGAAAGGTTTCCGGCGTGTCAGCCCGTCGCCGTCCCATCCGGGGGCGGTTACCGGTACCGGGCGAAGGCGTCGCGGCTGGCGTAGTTCTGCCGCCCGCTGCCGTCCGTGAACTGCGTCAGTGCCTGCACGTCCAGGCGGCCCCGGGCAAAGTTCATGACCAGCGTGGTCGTCGCGAAGCCCTTGGCGTACACGGCGGTCGCCGTGAAGTGGTTACTGTCACTGACGGTCGTGCCGTACGTGACCATCTGGGCGCTGCCCCAGTCGCAGTCGTTCGGGTGGCAGCGTCCGAAGACCTGCACGGTCATCTGCCCGCCCGCCGCACGGGTCACGTTCACACGGGTGATGCCACTGGTGGTCACGTTGCTGTTCACCCAGGTGCCCGTCATGTCCGCCGGGGCGGCCAACGCGCGCTGCGGGGCGATCAGCGCCCCCAGGCTCAGGGTCGCCAGGGCCAGCGCGGTCAGGGAACGGGGGGCGGCGGTCAGGGTGCGGGTGGTCATGATCGGATCTCCTGTGGGTCGTGAGCGGGGCGGGTGACCGGGGGCGGGCAATCGTCGGTGGACAGTCGCGGGTGGAGGGCCAGTCGGTCTCACCTCCTGCCGGTGGGGTTTCTGGCGTCTGGGACGCCTTCCCGTCTGGTGCCCCCACCGTACGTGCCCCCCCGTGAGCGGGCCATGATCGCCGCGCGTCAGCCGGGCATCAGGCATGATCGGCACGCGAAACGCCCGCCTGGATGCTGCGTCCAGGCGGGCGGGGCAGGGCAGAGGCTCAGCCGGGCTGAGGTTCCGGCTGCATGTCCTGCATGGCGCGCAGCACCCGCGTCATGTGCTCGTCCAGGTCCACGCCCAGTTCCCGCGCGCCCTGCTCGACCTCGTCACGGTTCACGCCCGCCGCAAACGCGCGGTTCCTGAAGCGCTTCTTCAGGCTGCTCAGTTCCACCTGCCGCACGTCCCTGTCCGGGCGGACGAGCGCGGCGGCCTGCACCAGCCCGGTCAGTTCATCCACCGCGAACAGCGTCCGCGACAGCCGCGACTCACGCGGCGTTCCGGTGTACGCCGCGTGGCCCATGATCGCGTCCAGCACGGCAGGCGGCGTGTCCGTGTGCTCCCGAAGGAACGCCACGCCCCACGTCGGGTGCTCGTCCGGGTGCAGCTCGTAGTCGAAGTCATGCAGCAGCCCCGCCACGGCGTACAGCTCCTCGTCCTCGCCCCAGTGACGGGCGTAGGCGCGCATCGCGGCCTCCACGTTCAGCATGTGCCGCTGCAACGACACGCTGGGGGTGTGCCCCACCATCAGTTCGTACGCCTGATCCCGGTTCATGCCGCAGTCTAGAGGGTCGGAGGGTCGCAGAGTCTGGAGGTCCAGGCGTCACCAGCAGGACGCCCCTTCAGACGCTCAGACCCTCGCCCCTCGTACCCCCGCTTCAGCCGCCCAGGTAGCGGGTCCACTGGGGTTGCCAGTGGGCGAACTGCCCGTGGGCGTACACGCCGAAGGTGGGCGCGCGGGG from Deinococcus soli (ex Cha et al. 2016) encodes the following:
- a CDS encoding HD domain-containing protein — its product is MNRDQAYELMVGHTPSVSLQRHMLNVEAAMRAYARHWGEDEELYAVAGLLHDFDYELHPDEHPTWGVAFLREHTDTPPAVLDAIMGHAAYTGTPRESRLSRTLFAVDELTGLVQAAALVRPDRDVRQVELSSLKKRFRNRAFAAGVNRDEVEQGARELGVDLDEHMTRVLRAMQDMQPEPQPG